tcaagccatcctcccacctcagcttccctagtaactgggactcgGGAAGGCTTGTGCCCCcgagccctgctaatttttgaactttttcgtagacatggggtcttgccatgttgcccaggctggtctcaaactcctaggctcaagctatcctcccacctcagcctcccaaaatgctgggataacaggcgtgaaccaccgctcctggcctgtaTATTTTATTGTACCTCCAAGCCAACTGCCAGTGATATACacaccattattttatgtacaacaacaacaaaaacaaaccctacAAGACCAGCTAAACTGTGACACAgtgctttcttttgtgtttttcattgtttgattttattatgGTATTGGCAAGGCcaaaattttcatgtatttacacatatatatataatttcacatatttattattttataaattttacatttatgttctgttttttttttcttttcttttctttttttttttttgggacagggtttcactcttgttgcccaggctggagtgcagtggtacgatcttggctcactgcaaccaatgcctccaggattcaaacgattctcctgcctcaggctcccgagtagctgggattacaggcatgtgccaccacgcctggctgatttttgtatttttatagagatggggtttcatcatgttggccaggctggtcttgaactcctgacctcaggtatccacccgcttcagcctcccaaagtgctgggattacaggtaggcgccaccgcgcccagctgtacCTTGTTCTTTCCAACAGCTATGTAATAGGGCACTGCCGGAGTGTAACAGCGTTTAGCTAACTGATCCCCCATGGATGGATTTCTATGGATTTCTAGGTGATTGCTATTTACTGACTACGATGACTGGCTTCTTTGGCTGTATCCTCCTTGCCTGACACAGGAACATCTGGGGCCTTCCCTGTCCTACTGTCCCTCCCACAGCAAGGCCCTGGCCCCTCACTGTGtgtctccccaccccactcccaggtCAGTGACTGGTGGGAGGAATTTGTGTACCTGCGCTCCCGAAATCCGCTGATGGTGAACAGCAACTATTACATGATGGTGAGAAGGGGAGGGGTGAGGTTCACAGGCCCCAGGTCTAGGGTTGGGGTACCTGGATGGAATGTGACATTCATGCTCAGTGACCTGGATCTGGACGCACCATCTGGGATTCATCGTTCCGCCCTCTTTTGGGGTCAGGACCTGTATTTGGGTCAGTGGTTCCATCAAGGGCAAACCTGACCCCGGGTGTTTTGCCGTCCCCTCTCCTGGTCCCCAGGACTTCCTGTATGTCACACCCACGCCTCTGCAGGCAGCTCGCGCTGGGAATGCCGTGCACGCCCTCCTCCTGTACCGCCACCGCCTGAACCGCCAGGAGATACCCCCGGTAAGAGGGCCCCAGTGGGCTGGGGATGGAGGTGTGGTCCTGTGGCCTTTGGGCCACAGGGGTCCTGGAAGGCAGCTCACAGCCCACGGTTTCCTGCAGACTTTGCTAATGGGAATGCGTCCCTTATGCTCTGCCCAGTATGAGAAGATCTTTAACACCACGCGGATTCCAGGGGTCCAAAAAGGTGAGACCCTCTCCTGTCCCCACTGATGGAGGCAGAACAATATAGTGGCTAAGAGCATGTTTTCTGGAGTCCGCCTGCCTGAGCTGGGACCCATTGCatccttgctgtgtgaccttctgCACGTTattaccctctctgagcctcagcttccacTAAAGTGGGATAATAATTGTACCTAGGAGCTGGAcgcggtgacttatgcctgtaatcccagttctttgggaggccgaggtggacgattgcttaggccaggagtttgagaccagcctagggcaacgtagtgagatccGATCtatatgaaaaattcaaaaattagccaggcatggtggtatgcgcctttggtcccagctactcaggaccctgaagtgggaggattgcctgagtccaggaggttgaggctgcagtgagctgagatctcaccactgcactccagcctgggcgacagagcgagaccctgtctccaaaaaccaaAAGTCCTAGGATGCTGATGATTACTAGGGTGCTTTGAACAACTGATGACACCTAAGCAGCATATAATAAATGGTCGCTATTTTTATGTGTCTGGCCCGTCCCCACGCTTCTGCCAACGCCACCCCTAGACTACATCCGCCACCTCCATGACAGCCAACACGTGGCTGTCTTCCACCGGGGCCGATTCTTCCGCGTGGGGACCCACTCCCGAAACAGCCTGCTTTCCCCGAGGGCCCTGGAGCAGCAGTTTCAGCGAATCCTGGACGATCCCTCACCGGCCTGCCCCCACGAGGAACATCTGGCTGCTCTGACCGCTGCTCCCAGGTAAGGGTCGGGGGTCAGGGGTCAGGGGTCAGGGGTCAGGGGCTCTCAGAGGCCGCCAGTGTCCTGAGGCCATGGAAGGGCAGGGTGGGACCAGGTGACGGCTGGGCAGGATGGACTCAGGCACATCCCGGGCCCTCCAGGGGCACGTGGGCCCAGGTGCGAAGGTCCCTGAAGacccaggcagcagaggcccTGGAGGCAGTGGAAGGGGCCGCTTTCTTTGTGTCACTGGACGCTGAGCCCGCGGGGCTCACCAGGGAGGACCCAGCAGCGTCGTTGGATGCCTATGCCCATGCCCTGCTGGCTGGCCAGGGCCATGACCGGTGAGTCAGTCTTGGGATGGGGCCCCCAGACATGGCACCCCAGAATGCAATATCAGACCTAGGACCCCCGACAGTAGACAGCCAGACCCTGGAGCCCACACCTGCAAAGTCTGTAGACCAGCGGCTGCCTAGAGCTGAGGACCCCAGACCCAATGCTTTGGGACCTGGAGACCTGGGACCAAGACCTATAACCCAGTCCCAGTGACCCCCAAATCCGAAACTCCAAACCCCTGAGCTGGACCCTCAGACCCAGAGACCCCAGATCTGAGGACCACCAAACCCAGGACCCCTAGGCCGTGACCCCAGACTTGGCAACCTCAGCCTCAGAACTTGAACCATTCAATCCTCAGGCCTTAATGCAGGCACCCCAAACCCATGGCCCCAGACGCAGACTTCCAGACCTAGAGATTCTCAGGCCTGGCAGGCATCACTGAATTCCTAGGCCCCAGGGGGGTCCCACTGACCTCCCAGCACCCCCAAAAGCCTTGAACCTTCCTCAGTGAGTTCTCTAAAAATCTCCAAACTctagactgggcgtggtggctcatgtctgtaatcccagcactttgggaggacgagaggggcagatcacttgaggtcaagggttcaagaccagcctggccagtatggtgaaacctcatctctactaaaaatgcaaaaattagctgggcatggtggtgcgtgcttgtgatcccagctatttgggaggctgaggtgggaaaatcacttcaaccctcagctacttgggaggcagaggttgcagtgagccaagatcgcgccactgcactccagcctgggcaacaagagtgaaactccatcaaacaaaaaaacaaacaaacaaaatccccaaACTCTAAATCCCAGACATATCTTGGATACCTCCAGGGCCACTACTGAGGACCCCCAATGGTCCTAGAAATCCCCACACCAGCACCCCAATGGATTCCCACATCTCCCCATCTAGAAAACCCCCTCAAGTCCCACAGAAAGCACTCCGAGGTCCCTCTGCCCCTCGCTCTCGGTGACCCCTCTGAACTCTCCCCGACAGCTGGTTTGACAAATCCTTCACCCTAATCGTCTTCTCTAACGGGAAGCTGGGCCTCAGCGTGGAGCACTCCTGGGCCGACTGCCCCATCTCAGGACACATGTGGGAGGTAGGGCGGCCAGCCCTCCCTTGTTCTGGGGACCCCCGCCCCATCTCCAAAGACCATCCTCTCCAGGGCCTTAGGGTCAGAAGAATAACTGaggcttggccaggcatggtggctcacacctgtaatcccagcaatttgggaggctgaggcaggcagatcatgaggtcaggagttcgagaccagcctggccaacatagtgaaaccccatcgctactggtagccaggcatggtggtgtgtgcctgtaatcccagctattcgggatgctgaggcatgagaattgcatgaacccaggaggtggaggttgcagtgagccgagatcgtgccactgcactccagcctgggcgacagagcaagactacatctcaaaaaaaaaaaaaaaagaaaagagaagaaagaaaaactgaggctcagggagaggcagaggctggcccAGGGTCACCCAGCAAAGAAAGGGTCTGGGGTGAGGACCTTCCTTTGATGAATTGGTAACTGGGGCTCAAAGAAGGAAGTGATTTTCCCAGAGTCCCACAGCGAGGAGTTACAGAGCAAGAAGACGACtccgggctgggtgcagtggctcatgcctataatcccagcactttgggaggtcaaggcagaaggatcacttaagcccaggagtttgagaccagcctgggcaacataaatgagaccctgtctacaaaaaacattaaaaaaaaaaaactagccaggcatgatggtacatgcctgtggtcccagctactccggaggatagcttgagcccaggagttcgaggctgcagtgagttataatttcaccactgcacaccagcccgggtgacagagcaagaccctgtcaaaaagaaaagaaaagaagtacagGGACAGTAAACGCCGGTTGAGTATTGGTATTAGTCCTGTTCTTGAGGAACATGAACCCGAGACCCCATCTGTGAACATCAGAGGTTTCTGTTTCTCAGAGACTTCCCCCTACCCCAAAAAGGGCCGTATGAAAAGAGGTCCCGGTTAGATGGCCTCAGTCCACAGGGAGGAAGGGTCTCTGACAGCCTCTGTTTGTCCGCAGTTCACTCTGGCTACAGAATGCTTTCAGCTGGGCTACTCAACAGACGGCCACTGCAAGGGGCACCCGGACCCCACACTACCCCGGCCCCAGCGGCTGCAATGGGACCTTCCAGACCAGGTGAGGCTGGGTTTCTGGGCCTCTCCTCCAAGTCCCACGATTCCTAGCCTTGACTCCAAACTCATCCCCACCCCCAATCTCAACCTGAAAATCAACCCCATTTCTACCCCCAACCTGAAACCCCCACTTCTCCCACCTCCAAATCAGGCCAAATGCATCTACAACCTCAAACCCCAAAACGAACCTCATCCCCAGCCCTAACTCCAACCCTCCTCCCATTGCCAATCCCATCCTCAACCCCAGCCCCATCTCTACTCGCTTCAGACTCACAACTCACCACTGTCCAACCCCAGCACCAACCCCTACTCCATGCCCAATCCCatcccaacaccaccaccacacctgaattCACTCCCATGTTCATCCTAACTCCACCCCATACCCAACCCCAACCCCATCCTGTACTCAGTCATGACCCCACCTCCAACCACAACCCATGCCCACCTCCAATTCACTTTCCATATCCAACCCCTTCCCCATTCCATTCCCAAACCACTCTCAGTCCCTCCTCCATTCCCAACCCCAGCTTCGGCTGTGGCCCAACCCCAATCCTGTTCCAGTCTGCACTGCCATGCCtatccccatctttttttttttttttttttgagacggagtccggctctgtcacccaggctggagtgcaatggcgcgatctcggctcactgcaagctccgcctcctgggttcaagcgattctcttgcctcagcctcccgaggagctgggattacaggtgcctgccaccacgtctggctaattttttgtatttttaatagacatgaggtttcgccatgttggccaggctggtctcaaactcctgacctcaggtgatccacccgcctcgtcctcccaaaatgctgggattacaggcgtgcgccaccatgttCAGCCCCTATCCCCATCTTTAGTCTCATCCTTCAATTCTCTTCTGTTCTTTGTCCCCATTTCCGTATTCTGCCGCAACCCTAACTCCACGTCCACCTTCGCTTCCAGCCTCATTCCTGGCTTTCACCCTACCCCCatctgtaaccccaactactcctcttccctcctcctctggcAGATCCACTCCTCCATCTCTCTAGCCCTGAGGGGAGCCAAGATCTTGTCTGAAAATGTCGACTGCCATGTCTTTCCATTCTCCCTATTTGGCAAGAGCTTCATCCGACGCTGCCACCTCTCTTCAGACAGCTTCATCCAGATCGCCTTGCAACTGGCCCACTTCCGGGTCAGCTGGGTTCCCCAACCACAGCCCCCTCAGGGTCTCAGTCCACCTGAGCCCCCAGGACCTGCCCCTCCACAGTTCCCTGTGGTCGTTGCCATTGTGGGTCGGCCATCTTGAATTCTCTCTCCCAACCATTCTTGGGCTGGCTGGAGGACGCTGGAGGTCTGGACAGAGATGGGTCAAGTCTGTAAGATTTCCTGATCCCTGCTGACAgattcctcttttcctccttgtCCCCCAGGACAGGGGTCAATTCTGCCTGACTTATGAGTCGGCCATGACTCGCTTATTCCTGGAAGGCCGGACGGAGACGGTGCGATCTTGCACGAGGGAGGCCTGCAACTTTGTGAGGGCCATGGAGGACAAAGAGAGGACGGTGGGTGCAGGCCTCGCTTGAGGCTTCAGTCCTTTCCGGGTACTCACTCATCCACTTGCAAACATTGATGGGACCTACTGAAGCCAGCCTCCATAAGGGGCACGAGGGACAAGGGATGAATCAGACCTGGCCTCTGACTTCAAAGAGCTCACCGATGGGGGAGACAGCCCAGCATGGTGTGATATCTGCTTTCATGGTGGTCTCACAGGGCACTGGGGGAGCACCCAAGAAGGaaccccatttatttatttatttatttttgagatggagtcttgctctgtcacccaggctggagtgcagtggcacagtctcggctcactgcaacctctgcctctcgggttcaagcaattctcgtgcctcagcctcccgagtagctggaattacaggtgcccgccaccatgcccagctaattttttttttttttagtagagatgaggtttcaccatgttggtcaggctggtctcgaactcctgacctcaggtgatctctctgcctcagcctctcaaagtgctgggattacaagcgtgagccgaTGGGCCTGGGCGGAACTCCATTTTTACAATGTAACTCTGCCCATTTAACCTCTATGTGACCTTATGACCTTCCTTTGCACCATTCCCCGCACCCCCTCTGCCCAGATCCCAGatcccacccaccccccactTCTGCTCCCTTGCCCCACACCTACCCCCGCACCTACAAGGTATTGTGGTTCCATGGGAGGAGTTTGGGCTCTGGGGCCAGACACACCTAGAAACCCACCTGGGTGTCCCTGGCTGTGTGAACCTGGGCACATGAGTTCccctctttaagcctcagttccccatctgtaaaatgggttgaaATTCCCACCTTGCAGGGATGCGGCAAGCTTGGTTGAGGCCAGGTGTGCCGCAGGCCCAGCACTAAGTCGACTTCCTGTCTTTCCATGACCTGTGACCTCCCTGGGGACCCCAGGACCCACAGTGCCTTGCCCTGTTTCGCGTGGCAGTGGACAAGCACCAGGCTCTGCTGAAGGCAGCCATGAGCGGGCAGGGAGTCGACCGCCACCTCTTTGCACTCTACGTCGTATCCCGATTCCTCCACCTGCAGTCGCCCTTCCTGACCCAGGTTGGGGCACAGGGAAAGGGTTAGAGAGGGAAATGGGAGACCATGGAAGAAGGGAGAGGCTTCAGGGAAGGAGGGTGATGTTGAAAAAGGACccatcaaggccgggcgcggtggctcacgcctgtaatcccagcactttgggaagccgaggtgggcggatcacttgaggtcaacagttcgaggccagcctagccaacatggtgaaattccatctctaccaaaaatacaaaaattagctgggcatggtgacagacacctgtaatcccagctacttgggagggctgaggcaggagaatcccttgaacccgggaggcggaggttgcagtgagctgagatcgtaccactgcactccagcctgggcgacagagcgagactctgtctcgaaaaaaaaagggTGATGTTGAGAAAGGACGCATCAGCAGAGAAGTCAGTTAGAGCGCTGGAGCGCGGGGGAAGAAAGGCAGAAGGCGGAGATGCAACCAGGCAACCGGAGCAGACAAAAGAGGAAAGGGTCAGTGGGGTGGGGCTAGGAGGAAAGGGCGTGGTCAGAGGAGGGGCGTGGTccgagggagaaggggagagggacgTGGTTGGTGAGAAGATGAGGGGCGTGGCCAGATAGGGCATGGCCAGGAGAAGGGTGTGGTCAGGGAGAAGGAGGCCCGGGATTTAGGGGTGAGAAAGAGCCAGGGATGCAGGGAGTGAAGTGGAGCCAAGGGCCGGAACGGCAGATCTCTGTCCTGCACATGTGATGGGCTCCTGTCCTCAGGTCCATTCGGAGCAGTGGCAGCTGTCCACCAGCCAGATCCCTGTTCAGCAAATGCATCTGTTTGACGTCCAGAATTACCCGGACTATGTTTCCTCGGGCGGTGGATTCGGGCCTGTGAGTGGAGCTGGCGCGCGCTGGCCCCTAGAGGAAAGAGGGGGCTGGGGTCCTGCACTCCTGTCTAGTGGGGGTGGAGGAGACTGGAGATATTTTCTTCCCTTCACTCTTTCTGACTCCAGGCTGATGACCATGGTTATGGTGTTTCTTATATCTTCATGGGGGATGACATGATCACCTTCCACATCTCCAGCAAAAAATCAAGCACAAAAACGGTGAGACAAACGTGTGTACTCACCAACTCCCTCTTTCCTCAGGAACCAGGAGCCTAGGCCCctagcccctcctccctcagacccaggagtccaggcccccagcgccttctccctcagacccaggagtccagacccccagcgcCTTCTCCCTcggacccaggagtccaggttccccagcccctcttccctcagacccaggaatccaggcccccagcccctcctccctcagacccaggagtccaggccccagccccctcctccctcagacccaggagtccaggccccagccccctcctccctcagacccagaaaTCCAGGCCCTCAGCCCTCTTGTTTCTCAGCCTCCAGGATCCTGTCTTCCAGCTTCCCCTGGCTCTGACACCGTTCTCCTTCCAGGATTCCCACAGGCTGGGGCAGCACATTGAGGATGCACTGTTGGATGTGGCCTCCCTGTTCCAGGCGGGACAGCATTTTAAGCGCCGGTTCAGAGGGTCAGGGAAGGAGGACTCCAGGCACAGGTGTGGATTTCTCTCCCGCCAGACTGGGGCCTCCAAGACATCAATGACATCCACCTACTTTTGACTCCTTCCAGCAGGCGGCTGGCCTCTCCGGGGAATGAGGGTGAAGATGGCCACAGCTGGCTGACACAGGGCAGGGGCAGCCTGTTTGGCCACCGGATATCCAGGCTAATAAAGATGTGTGAGCTGGGTGTGTGGTGTCTGCTATGCTGTTGGGCAGGGAGGGGTGGAAGAGGTTAGGACCAGGGTGGAGGAGAAcagatcttctgacctcgtgatccgcccaccttggcctcccaaagtgctaggattacaggcgtgagccactgtgcccggcccacaggtttttcttttttttttcccagagacagggtctcagtctgtcacccaggctggagtgcagtcttgcaatcatagctcactgcagcctcaacctccaagctcaagtgattctcctaccttagcctcacaagtagcttgggccacaggtgcgtgccgccacatccagctaattaccttttttttttttttttttttttttttttttttgtagagacagggttttgccatattcgccaggctggtcttgaactcctgggcttaagcgattctcctgcctcagcctccccagtagctgggattacaggcacctgccaccatgcctggctaattacaAAGCATCTTTCTGGGGAGCTGCACATCATCACATAGCCGGGGCTTTGTGAAGTCACGTTGGCCAGCAGAGATGAGCAAACACAGCTTCTAATGTTTGCTTCTTTGTCTCCCAACTCCAATTTCTGCTTCCGTCTTCCCATGTGATCTCCTCTGTCTCAAATTTCTCTCAGCCTTTCTCTTCCAAGGTCACTTGGCATTGGATTGATGGGCCACAAAGATGATGAGAGATGATCTCATTTCAAGGTCTTTAACTGCACCTTCAGAgactctgtgatggttaatactgagtgttgctggggcgcggtggctcacacctgtaatcccagcactttgggaggccaaggtgggcagatcatgaggtcaggagttcaagatcagcctgaccaacatggtgaaacccagtttctactaaaaacacaaaaattagccgggcatggtggcacatgcctgtaatcccagctactcaggaggcagaggcaggaaaactgcttgaacctgggaggcagaggctgcaatgagccgagattgtgccgctgcactccagcctgacaacagagcggaactctgtctaaagaaaaaaaaaaaatacagagtgtCAACCTGACTGGATGGacggatgcaaagtattgatcctgggtgtgtctgtgaggatgtgccaaaggagattaacatttgagtcagtgggctgggaaaggcagacccacccttaatttgggtgggcaccatctagtcagctgccagcatggctagaatataaagcaggtagaaacatgtgaaaagactagaatggcctagcctcccagcctacatctttctcccgtgctggatgcttcctgccctcaaacatcaaactccaagttcttcagttttgggacttgactgactctccttgctcctcagcttgcagatggcctgttgtgggaccttgtgaaTGTGTGAATTAATACTTACTAaacttccatatatatatgtgtgtgtgtgtatgtgtgtgtgtgtatatatatatgtatgtatacacacacacacacatatacacacacacacacacacatcctattagttctgcccctctagagaaccctgaccaaTACAGACTCTTTCCAATAAgttaacattcacaggttccagggatttggATGTGGCGCTATCTTTTGGGGTCCTAGGTgtgagggaggagaggctggTACCTGGATTCCTGGATTCCCATTCAACCCACTATACTTGATCCCTGGTTAAAGTGGTATCTACTGGGCTTTTTCCTctgtaaatttaacatttttccctttgtaattttttttttttttttttgacggagtctcactctgttgcccaggctggagtgcaatggcatgatctcagctcactgcaagctccgcctcctgggttcaaacggttcttctgccttagcctcccaagtagctgggactacaggtgcccaccaccacacccagctaattttttgtatttttagtagagatggggtttcaccatgttaaccaggatggtcttgatctcttgacctcgtgatctgcccgccttggcctcccaaagtgctctctgtcacccacgctggagtgcaacggcatgatcttgggtcactgcaacctccgcttcccaagttcaagtgattcttctgcctcagcctcccaagtagctgggattataggcgtgtgccaccatgcctggctaatttttgtatgtttagtagagacggggtttcaccatgttgtccagactggtctagaactcatgaccttgtgatccgcccaccatgacctcccaaagtgctggattgtaagtgtgagccaccgcacttggcccttaaatatttttatatttattatctttctatttttctttcaggaTAACACTAATTAGtgttacattataatatatattaatatcttgGCTTTGGATATCTCTTAATACTCCTCAACAGGAAAACCAATCTTTGTTTTACTCATTTACTTCTTTAGACAACCTTTACAATAATTGTGTCTAATCCATTGAAAAATCAtctcattgggattttgattgaatcctctttaaaaccacaatgtaacTGGGGGAGAATAAATATCAGCAGAGCATACATATTAGCTATCCAGAAAAATAATTAGTCTTTCAATGAatttaaggacttttttttttttttttttttttttttgcaagtagtctttcaaaaatacatttggtCCTCAGGGGTACAGAATTGAATTAATCATAATTGCTGGTCCTTGGCACATACTATTATTATGTGTGCCAATTATTAAGCTATTATCTCTTGGCTTCAAATCTATTTCTCAACACTGGGCTTTGCGTAACTGGGAATGGGACTCTGAAAACCCCACTTTCACTTTGCCAAGTGGTGTGTTAGCCTCTGCCAATAGGGGGTGCCAGAGGGACTGTACAGCCTGAAGGAGGAAAAGGGGTCTTGCTCCTTCCTGTTTGCTCTCTGCTTACTTCCTGTTGGTTTCCTGTTCCCATCTGCATCAGCAAAGCTTCTTCACCCTGTCCAAGGCAGTTCTTTCCTGTAGCAGCAACTAAATCCAATTTGCAGTTTTTCCAAACTTGCACATCCTCAGAGATGCCAGACCATTTGGAGATGCCAGACCAGCACCCCTGCCTGAGAAAATTCCAGTTTCTGGTGATCCTCCTCAGAGCTCAGAAACACCAGCACCATCTGAGCAGTTCCTCCTCttcagagcctcagtttttttgtttgtttgtttgttttgagacagagtctcactctgttgcccaggctggggtgcaatggtacgatcttggctcactgcaaactccacttcacgggttcaagtgattctcctgcctcagcctcctgagtaactgggattatagatgtgtgtcaccatgcccagctaatttttgtatttttagtagagacggggtttccccatgttggctatgctggtctcgaactcccaacctcaggtgatccactcgccttggcctaccaaggtgctgggattacaggcatgagccactgtgc
The sequence above is drawn from the Macaca thibetana thibetana isolate TM-01 chromosome 19, ASM2454274v1, whole genome shotgun sequence genome and encodes:
- the CPT1C gene encoding carnitine O-palmitoyltransferase 1, brain isoform isoform X3, which gives rise to MAEAHQAVGFRTSLTSDGAEVELSAPVLQEIYLSGLRSWKRHLSRFWNDFLTGVFPASPLSWLFLFSAIQLAWFLQLDPSLGLMEKIKELLPDWGGQHHGLRGVLAAALFASCLWGTLIFTLHVALRLLLSYHGWLLEPHGAMSSPTKTWLALVRIFSGRHPMLFSYQRSLPRQPVPSVQDTVRKYLESVRPVLSDEDFDWTAVLAQEFLRLQASLLQWYLRLKSWWASNYVSDWWEEFVYLRSRNPLMVNSNYYMMDFLYVTPTPLQAARAGNAVHALLLYRHRLNRQEIPPTLLMGMRPLCSAQYEKIFNTTRIPGVQKDYIRHLHDSQHVAVFHRGRFFRVGTHSRNSLLSPRALEQQFQRILDDPSPACPHEEHLAALTAAPRGTWAQVRRSLKTQAAEALEAVEGAAFFVSLDAEPAGLTREDPAASLDAYAHALLAGQGHDRWFDKSFTLIVFSNGKLGLSVEHSWADCPISGHMWEFTLATECFQLGYSTDGHCKGHPDPTLPRPQRLQWDLPDQIHSSISLALRGAKILSENVDCHVFPFSLFGKSFIRRCHLSSDSFIQIALQLAHFRDRGQFCLTYESAMTRLFLEGRTETVRSCTREACNFVRAMEDKERTDPQCLALFRVAVDKHQALLKAAMSGQGVDRHLFALYVVSRFLHLQSPFLTQVHSEQWQLSTSQIPVQQMHLFDVQNYPDYVSSGGGFGPADDHGYGVSYIFMGDDMITFHISSKKSSTKTDSHRLGQHIEDALLDVASLFQAGQHFKRRFRGSGKEDSRHRCGFLSRQTGASKTSMTSTYF
- the CPT1C gene encoding carnitine O-palmitoyltransferase 1, brain isoform isoform X1, with product MAEAHQAVGFRTSLTSDGAEVELSAPVLQEIYLSGLRSWKRHLSRFWNDFLTGVFPASPLSWLFLFSAIQLAWFLQLDPSLGLMEKIKELLPDWGGQHHGLRGVLAAALFASCLWGTLIFTLHVALRLLLSYHGWLLEPHGAMSSPTKTWLALVRIFSGRHPMLFSYQRSLPRQPVPSVQDTVRKYLESVRPVLSDEDFDWTAVLAQEFLRLQASLLQWYLRLKSWWASNYVSDWWEEFVYLRSRNPLMVNSNYYMMDFLYVTPTPLQAARAGNAVHALLLYRHRLNRQEIPPVRGPQWAGDGGVVLWPLGHRGPGRQLTAHGFLQTLLMGMRPLCSAQYEKIFNTTRIPGVQKDYIRHLHDSQHVAVFHRGRFFRVGTHSRNSLLSPRALEQQFQRILDDPSPACPHEEHLAALTAAPRGTWAQVRRSLKTQAAEALEAVEGAAFFVSLDAEPAGLTREDPAASLDAYAHALLAGQGHDRWFDKSFTLIVFSNGKLGLSVEHSWADCPISGHMWEFTLATECFQLGYSTDGHCKGHPDPTLPRPQRLQWDLPDQIHSSISLALRGAKILSENVDCHVFPFSLFGKSFIRRCHLSSDSFIQIALQLAHFRDRGQFCLTYESAMTRLFLEGRTETVRSCTREACNFVRAMEDKERTDPQCLALFRVAVDKHQALLKAAMSGQGVDRHLFALYVVSRFLHLQSPFLTQVHSEQWQLSTSQIPVQQMHLFDVQNYPDYVSSGGGFGPADDHGYGVSYIFMGDDMITFHISSKKSSTKTDSHRLGQHIEDALLDVASLFQAGQHFKRRFRGSGKEDSRHRCGFLSRQTGASKTSMTSTYF
- the CPT1C gene encoding carnitine O-palmitoyltransferase 1, brain isoform isoform X2, with amino-acid sequence MAEAHQAVGFRTSLTSDGAEVELSAPVLQEIYLSGLRSWKRHLSRFWNDFLTGVFPASPLSWLFLFSAIQLAWFLQLDPSLGLMEKIKELLPDWGGQHHGLRGVLAAALFASCLWGTLIFTLHVALRLLLSYHGWLLEPHGAMSSPTKTWLALVRIFSGRHPMLFSYQRSLPRQPVPSVQDTVRKYLESVRPVLSDEDFDWTAVLAQEFLRLQASLLQWYLRLKSWWASNYVSDWWEEFVYLRSRNPLMVNSNYYMMAARAGNAVHALLLYRHRLNRQEIPPVRGPQWAGDGGVVLWPLGHRGPGRQLTAHGFLQTLLMGMRPLCSAQYEKIFNTTRIPGVQKDYIRHLHDSQHVAVFHRGRFFRVGTHSRNSLLSPRALEQQFQRILDDPSPACPHEEHLAALTAAPRGTWAQVRRSLKTQAAEALEAVEGAAFFVSLDAEPAGLTREDPAASLDAYAHALLAGQGHDRWFDKSFTLIVFSNGKLGLSVEHSWADCPISGHMWEFTLATECFQLGYSTDGHCKGHPDPTLPRPQRLQWDLPDQIHSSISLALRGAKILSENVDCHVFPFSLFGKSFIRRCHLSSDSFIQIALQLAHFRDRGQFCLTYESAMTRLFLEGRTETVRSCTREACNFVRAMEDKERTDPQCLALFRVAVDKHQALLKAAMSGQGVDRHLFALYVVSRFLHLQSPFLTQVHSEQWQLSTSQIPVQQMHLFDVQNYPDYVSSGGGFGPADDHGYGVSYIFMGDDMITFHISSKKSSTKTDSHRLGQHIEDALLDVASLFQAGQHFKRRFRGSGKEDSRHRCGFLSRQTGASKTSMTSTYF